A genomic window from candidate division KSB1 bacterium includes:
- a CDS encoding redoxin domain-containing protein yields MRILMVLLLASSILAADEVQPLAVGAKAPDFKLRGVDGKTYTLKNFKADVLVIVFTANHCPTAQAYEQKLIQLAKKYPQVDFVAVSSNAPQALALEEMGYTDLGDSFEDMKKRAQELKLPFPYLYDGDEQKAARAYGPQATPHVFIFDKERRLRYQGRIDDTENPYIPAQSKDAENAVEALLAGRPVPVEQTKVFGCSIKWREKAAWVAKLNQEWAAQPVDVAPIDEAGIRELVKNPTQNLVLLNVWATWCGPCVVEFPELVAIHRSYRNRKVELVTLSADKPQLTDKVREFLKQKQAAVRNYHAQVDAYRLIEAVDPQWSGALPYTMLIAPGGEILFRHMGLIDPLQVRKAIIERIGRYYADDK; encoded by the coding sequence ATGAGGATTCTGATGGTTTTGCTTTTGGCATCTTCAATACTAGCTGCCGACGAGGTCCAGCCTTTGGCCGTCGGCGCCAAAGCGCCGGATTTTAAACTGCGCGGCGTGGACGGCAAAACCTATACGCTGAAGAATTTCAAGGCGGATGTGCTGGTGATCGTCTTTACCGCCAACCATTGTCCGACGGCGCAGGCTTATGAGCAGAAGCTCATTCAATTGGCGAAAAAATATCCGCAGGTCGATTTCGTCGCCGTTTCGTCCAACGCGCCGCAGGCGTTGGCATTGGAAGAGATGGGCTATACGGATCTCGGCGATTCGTTCGAAGACATGAAAAAGCGGGCGCAGGAGCTCAAGCTGCCGTTCCCCTACCTCTATGACGGCGACGAGCAGAAAGCGGCGCGGGCCTATGGGCCGCAGGCGACGCCGCACGTCTTTATTTTCGATAAGGAGCGGCGGCTGCGCTATCAAGGCCGCATCGACGACACGGAAAATCCGTACATCCCGGCGCAGTCAAAGGACGCGGAAAATGCCGTCGAAGCGCTTTTGGCCGGCAGGCCGGTTCCGGTGGAGCAAACCAAGGTTTTCGGCTGTTCGATCAAGTGGCGGGAAAAGGCGGCCTGGGTGGCCAAGCTGAATCAAGAGTGGGCGGCGCAGCCGGTCGACGTTGCGCCGATCGACGAGGCGGGTATCCGCGAGCTGGTCAAGAATCCGACGCAAAATCTGGTTCTGCTCAACGTGTGGGCGACCTGGTGCGGGCCATGCGTCGTGGAATTTCCGGAGCTGGTTGCGATTCATCGCAGTTACCGCAACCGCAAAGTAGAGTTGGTGACGCTGAGCGCCGACAAGCCGCAGCTCACGGACAAAGTCAGAGAGTTTCTCAAGCAGAAACAGGCGGCGGTGCGCAACTATCATGCCCAGGTCGATGCTTACCGACTGATCGAGGCGGTCGATCCGCAGTGGAGCGGCGCTCTGCCCTACACGATGTTAATTGCGCCGGGCGGCGAGATCCTTTTCCGGCACATGGGACTCATCGATCCGTTGCAGGTTCGTAAAGCCATTATTGAACGCATCGGCCGTTATTACGCAGACGATAAATAG